One window of Thermosipho affectus genomic DNA carries:
- the gcvPA gene encoding aminomethyl-transferring glycine dehydrogenase subunit GcvPA encodes MHRYIPHTDEEIKEMLNEIGVKSIEDLYIDVPKTVDDYNLESEKDEFTVKSEILSLAKKNKVFKIENIFAGAGIYAHYIPTVVEHLANDQRFVTAYTPYQAEVSQGTLQALFEYQTMMCELTGMQVANSSMYDGATALAEAMLMAVRVSRKNKILAASSINPEYLQTSKTYCTPQNIEIEEVKWNDNGTLDIEDLKSKISDETSAVVVGYPNFFGIIEDLKLIKESIPEKTLLIVVSEPVSLTILESPGKLGADIVVGEGQSLGVTPNFGGPGIGFFTTLEKYVRKMPGRIIGQTKDVDGKTGYVMVLQTREQHIRREKATSNICSNHALIALINAIYLSTMGPEGLRKVAKMSYNAAHYFAEKLKEKGYSLIFNGPFFNEFAFDAGENYYEKWKKLAEEGFLGPLPLVKVLPNFKNCALACCTEVNTNESIDNLLKHF; translated from the coding sequence ATGCACAGATACATACCACACACTGATGAAGAAATAAAGGAAATGTTAAATGAAATCGGCGTAAAATCTATAGAAGATTTGTATATAGATGTCCCAAAAACTGTCGATGATTACAATCTAGAAAGTGAAAAAGACGAATTTACCGTAAAAAGTGAAATATTATCACTTGCAAAGAAAAATAAAGTATTTAAAATAGAAAACATCTTTGCCGGTGCGGGTATTTATGCGCACTACATTCCGACCGTAGTTGAACATCTTGCAAATGATCAAAGATTTGTAACAGCATATACACCATATCAAGCAGAAGTTTCACAGGGCACATTACAAGCACTGTTTGAATATCAAACAATGATGTGTGAATTAACAGGTATGCAAGTGGCAAATTCTTCTATGTATGATGGAGCAACTGCTCTTGCCGAAGCTATGTTAATGGCTGTAAGGGTTAGTAGAAAAAATAAGATATTAGCCGCCAGTTCTATTAATCCAGAGTATTTACAAACAAGCAAAACATATTGTACTCCGCAAAACATAGAAATTGAAGAAGTAAAATGGAATGATAACGGCACTTTGGATATTGAAGATCTAAAATCTAAGATAAGTGATGAAACTTCTGCGGTTGTAGTTGGATATCCAAACTTCTTTGGAATTATTGAAGATTTAAAATTAATAAAAGAATCTATTCCGGAAAAAACACTGTTAATCGTCGTTAGTGAACCAGTATCTTTAACTATATTAGAATCTCCCGGAAAGCTTGGCGCGGATATAGTAGTAGGTGAGGGACAATCGCTTGGCGTAACTCCAAATTTCGGAGGACCTGGAATTGGATTTTTTACTACTCTTGAAAAATACGTCAGAAAAATGCCCGGAAGGATTATAGGTCAAACAAAAGATGTAGATGGAAAAACAGGATATGTGATGGTACTTCAAACAAGGGAACAACACATTCGTCGTGAAAAAGCTACATCAAACATTTGTTCAAATCATGCATTAATAGCACTCATAAATGCTATATATTTATCAACTATGGGACCTGAAGGATTAAGAAAAGTCGCAAAAATGTCGTACAACGCAGCACATTACTTTGCAGAAAAATTAAAAGAAAAAGGATATTCCCTCATATTTAACGGTCCTTTCTTTAATGAATTTGCATTCGACGCAGGTGAAAATTATTACGAAAAATGGAAAAAATTAGCAGAAGAAGGTTTCTTAGGCCCTCTACCATTGGTAAAGGTACTTCCCAATTTTAAAAATTGTG